From the Phyllopteryx taeniolatus isolate TA_2022b chromosome 16, UOR_Ptae_1.2, whole genome shotgun sequence genome, one window contains:
- the rprml gene encoding reprimo-like protein, producing MNASSFLDATHDALLNGSRTLAGTLATYSGNGSEQAVTGHGSAAGGGGGGGGGGGGAGADGGSLVLLQEERKLLVMRVVQIAVLCVLSLTVVFGVFFLGCNLMIKSESMINFLVKERRPSKDVETGMIGLT from the coding sequence ATGAACGCCTCGTCCTTCCTCGACGCCACGCACGACGCGCTACTCAACGGCAGCCGGACCCTGGCGGGGACGCTGGCCACCTACTCCGGCAACGGCAGCGAGCAAGCGGTGACCGGGCACGGTAGTGCcgctggcggcggcggcggcggcggcggcggcggcggaggcgcGGGAGCCGACGGAGGCTCCCTGGTCCTCCTTCAGGAGGAGCGCAAACTGCTGGTGATGCGCGTGGTGCAGATCGCCGTGCTGTGCGTGCTGTCGCTCACGGTGGTCTTCGGGGTCTTCTTCCTGGGATGCAACCTGATGATCAAGTCCGAGAGCATGATCAACTTCCTGGTGAAGGAGCGCCGGCCCTCCAAGGACGTGGAGACCGGCATGATCGGACTCACCTAG